The segment TGAACCAGAGCATGACTCAAGCTGGGATGGGTCCAGGCCTCAGTGTGGAGACCtcacagcagcatctgctgtAAGACCTTTTCTGAGATTCGCTTTTTATAGCAGCCCCTGCATGGCATTAGTGTCCTATAAATAGCTGTCCCTACTCTGCgctggcaggcagctgtggCACCCCcggtgctgcaggctggtggGCGATGGCAGGCCCAGCTGCACCCACTGTCGCTCTGGGTGACAaaccagggctggggctgcctgcgTCTTCTGGGTCTTCAGTGTGGCCTCAGGGAGTGGCTTACAAGGGCCCTCTGCCCGGGTCCCATCTTGGCTTCCTTGAAGCTTAATGATTAATATTAAGCAACTAATGGCCTGTGTGACTTGGGATTTTTTTAGCACCTTTTCAGAGCACAGagaatttatttctgctgctgaagggaCCCAGGACCTTCCTGCTTTGTGGGGCAGGGGTGATAATGTCTGCAGCTCCAGgagtgctggggagcaggagcctGGGCCAGGACTTCGGGGTGGCCTCAGCCTCTGCAGCCTTGCCTCCTGTGCCTCAGGCAGTTGTGAGAGGCAAGCAGAAGGGCTCCCTGGGGGGATGGGACAGGGCCGATCTCGGCCTGGTCTCTATAAACCAGACCAGCTTCAGCTCAAATCCTGCGAGGGCCAAGCGCAAGGTGTCGGCAAGTGGTGGGGGGGGTTGCTATGGTTTGGTTCTGTTTGTGGCTGCTCCAAGCAGGATGGAGGGGAGATGGCCTGCAGGGTCTGGGgtgagctgggggtgctgcggCACGGGCAGCTGATTCTCCCCAGCACACCCTGGGCTTGGggagctgcagaaaagcagtgacACTGAAGTGGTCTGTGGCACAATGTTGAGAGCTGCTGTGACAAAGGCAGGGTCCCCAGCAGAAGGCAGGTCAGAGGGGTATCTCCAGCTTAGTCTGGCTCTGTGGCGCTAGCAgggccagccctgctgagctCCTGAGGCCTGCAGTGGAGCCAGCTGGGCTACTGGGCCTGATAGGCAGGCAGTGGTCGGGCGCCGGCAGCTCCATCACTGTGCGATAGCTGGGGCCCAGCAGCACGCACTTATCTGGGTGAGTGCTTGAGAGGCAGCGAGCTATTTGGCAAGTGCCAGGGTGCTCAAGGGCAGGGTGTCCCCACCAGACTCCACAAGCCACCCAGGGAGCTGGAAcatgggctgctgctgtgctgtgtgcctgtgttcatgctgctgctgcactgagcCAGCTTGGGGCTTGGCACCACATGCTTCCCTGCACGCCAGGGGTCTTGCAAGGCCCTTGGTAGCAGCATGGCTGGTGCACAGGTTGCACCTCTGGCACAGGCATGTGGCACCCAGGTGAGCcgccccctgcccagctccctgtCAGCCAGCTCCCTGCACTGGACTTTGGAGCCTGTCCTGGAGCCAATATTGACTCTCCTGCCTCAGGTCATGGCCCTTTTATCTGCCCAAACAGACCCTCCATGGCAGGCCAGAGATCCCAGGAGGCTACAACCCCACCCACCACCcccaagccctgcagcaggggtACCACATGGGGGTCCCTGCCCTGGCGCCACTGTGACCAGCCTAGGAATGGGACTGGGTGCCTAcctgcctgctcagcaccctctgGGCTCCGGCATCACAAGAAGATGTCCCAGCTTCAGGGCACCCACCACTGGGTGCCAAGGGATGCCCTGGCACCACAGGGCCCCTGCACAGGGGCTGCATGCCAGCAAGTGCATGTCAGTGCtgtctccagctctgctcaggtGTGGCTGATGGCAGCACCAACTCCTGGGGGAGGTGGGCAGTATCACTCACCTTCTCCCAGTgtcccagcccccccccccaaggggCAGTGGTGGGGGGGTGGATTAAAGGCACTTCGTTTCATCAGTCACACCAGCGACCGTGGTGCACACAGCCCTGCTGAGCtcagtggctgcagcaggcaaggggctggggctgcgtaACCCATTCCTGCTGCGGCCTCAGGGCTGGCTGCTCACAGCTTGCCCTTGGCCATGGGCCCCTGCCACTGCTCCTCCAACTACGGCTGGGCAAAGGgtgcagctccctcagccaaGCTCTGCCTGTCTCTTTCAATCCTGCAGCAGCCTTCTGCAGGGTGGCAGTAAGACCAGGACAGGCTGGGGTCAGCACTagcccctgcctctgccctaGGGTGCTTGGCAGGGCTGAGGAAGCCTCCCAGTGGCTGGGTTAGGGTACAAGGGCTGCTCTCACGCTAAATGCATGTTGTtagcctggccctgctggggctggcagtgggGGAGAACCCgtgcagaggggctgtggggaggggaaaTGGCTGCCCCCCACAAGCAGCCCCCTGAGCTCGCAGCTCTTGTCAGGGCTCTGAGCTCAAGGCCTTCGCCAGTGCTAACCTGGGTGTGCTAAGGAGGCTCCCTCACAGACTTGTTGCTCTTGAAAGAGGGACAGGGAGGCCCCCCCCAGTGCTGGCTAATTAATGAACAATTAGAGGACAGAGAGGTCTAAGCCCAGCTCCCCACTGGCGCCAGGCACTGACCAgaggcagcccagcccagcaggcccagagctgtgctgccccCGCAGAGCCGTGCCCTGGTTCCCTCCGCgaggcagcagcccctgcacccGAGTCCTGGCAGAGCCACCCCGAACCAGGCCTGGCTGCCCACACCGTGCGCCCAGTGCCCCGGCCAGCCCACCCTGCCCATGGTGCGGTGCAGACAGACCCCCGGCTCCGCCCCACAAGAAGCCATGACAAGCACCAGCTGAGGCTTGAGTTTCCCTCCTGACAATGGGGAAGGCGAGATGGGCTTGTAACTGGAGCAGGGGATAAATAAAGCTGCCCAGAAGTTTCCATTACCCGCACCTCGGGCTTCTGTTTGGCACATCAAAACCAAGCCCTTTCCCACCCCCTACTCTGGGTCCTgcggcccccagcccagcacctcaGCTCGCAACCAGCCACGCTGCCTGGGCACTGCACTGCCCCACAGGTCCTGCTTGTGCCCCTAGCCCCCCCTGCCTGGCACATACACCCCAGCATCTCATGGTACCAACAGGAATCACCTACCAAGCAACGGAGTGGAAAAGGTTATTCATCAGGGCGACACGCGCACAAGAAACCCGCAGTGGGAGGCAGCAGGCGCCAAGCCCAGCCATGGAGAAGCCACGGTGCTGAGTGGGGCTGAGCCGGACAGAGGGAGCTGCATGCTCCCCATGCTGAGGGGCACCATGCCAGCATGCCAGGCATGGGGTGCAGGGAGCCCCCAGGTGCccaccccagcccagcacctggGATGCTGGAGAAGAAGGGCATGGTGTGACCAGTCCCAAACACAGCAGAGGGGAcgctccctgcacagcctgggaAGAGCCTGGCAGGCATGCACCCATCACACTGCCCGTCCCCGGGACCGTGGCCCCTGGCCTGCCACCTCAGCTCCTTCCAAGCCTGGGGGCTCCCATGTGGTTGTTCTCAACCCCCTCGAATTCCTCCAAACAGCATGAGGCTCAGTTTGAAATAACACATCCAGggtttattgttttttccattccttgcagctaatgatttaaaaaaaaaaaaaaacctaaaataaattacagaattaaataaacacaaactgGATTATTCCCCTtcctgccccggcccctgctgccctcccctccacccccccccaaagaaaGCGTTAGAACAGTCACTGGATTtggcaacagcaacaaaaacaaaacaatctctAGGAAAAAGCAGCTACTTGTCAGGGTCGAGTGGTGCCCGGGGAGCTCCCTTTGGGTCCCGCGGACCTCATCACCCCCAAACCAGTGTGCATTCACGCTCCTGCCACTCCGCCTTTGCCCTCGCCCCTTCCCTGCACCCGGTGGCTCCCGCTCCAGAGCGGACTCCCGGGAGGCTCCACTGCACTCCCCCGTCCCTTACCCGTGACACTCGCTGTCCCAGCATGCCGTCCCCAGGGAGAGGCAGACCCTGCTCTAGACGTGCGTTGGGTTGTCCAGATACGGGTCTGTTTTGGTCATATGCAGCATGACCGTTGGGGCTTTGTAGTGGCAGTGCACCCCGCTGCAGCTGACCCCACTGCAGGGCTTGCCCCTAGTCCTCATGCCCAGCTTCCTGTTGCACAGGCTCTGCCAGGTCTGCAGCGTCTTGGAGCTCCATACCCACACCCCACTGGTGATGCCCACCACCAGTGACATGAAAATCTTTAGCATAAAGACGGCCACGGTGGGCACCGAGGCCTCCAAGGAACAGTTGGCTGCACGCCGGCCAGGAAGGGGCACGCAGCCACGCTCCAGGGCCCTGAGGTTCCAGTAATCCATGTTCAGCCGCTCATAGAAGTAGCAGACGATGACGCAGGTGGCCGGTACAGTGTAGAGGATAGAGAAGACACCGATCTTCACCATCAGCTTCTCCAGCTTCTCTGTGTTGGTACCGCCTGTCTTCATGATCTTCCGGATATGGAAGAGGGCAACAAAGCCTGTAAGGATGAAGGAGGTGCCGATGACCAGGTAGCAGGAGAGTGGGATGAGGACAAAACCAGTCAGGGCGCTGACATCCATGCTCCCCACGTAGCACAGCCCTGTCAGCTCATCCCCTGCCACCTTCCGCATGGTGAGGATGACGATGGTTTTCATGGCCGGGATGCCCCAGGCGGCCATATGGAAGTAGCTGCTGTGGGCTTCGATGGCCTCGTGTCCCCACTTCTTCCCAGCAGCCAGGAACCAGGTGAGTGTGAGGATGACCCACCAGAGCGAGCTGGCCATGCCGAAGTAGTAGAGGATGAGGAAGACGATGGTGCAGCCCGTGCTCTCCAGTCCCTCCTGGATGATGTAGAGCTCCCCATTCTCCCGGTCGCAGGCGATGTTCTCAGCCCCTGCCACCGAGCGGATGATGAAGGCCACTGAGTAGACGTTGTAGCACATGGAGAGGAAGATGATGGGTCTCTCGGGGTACTGGAAGCGGTGCGGGTCAAGCAGGAAGGTGAGCACAGTGAAGGCAGTGGAGACAAAGCAGAGGGTAGACCAGACAGCCATCCAGATGAAGGCAAAGTCTTTGTCCTCCCGGGACCAGTAGACATCCACCCCGGGGGAGCACCTGGGTGCACAGGAGAGGCTCTTCTCCACGTACTGGAACTTCTCGGGGTTGTCGCAGGCCCCCAGCCCATCGGGGCCCCGGCCCTCGGCAGTGCCCGGTGGCCAGGGCCGGGGTGCCACAGGCAGCATGCCCTGGCCCTTGTGGGGCTCGGCGGCCGAGGCGTTCTCGGGGGCCTCCATGCAGAGGGCGTTGGGGTCGTTCTTGGTGGGCAGCTTGCCGCAGTCTAGCGACTCAGGCCAGCCGAAGTTGAACTGCTCCATGATGGGGACGCACTTATGGCGGGCCTGCTCGCACATGGGGCGGCAGGCGGGGATGCTGGCGCTCACCTGGTCGGTGCACATGGGCGCGTagagggagcagaggaagaagcgCAGGTGGACGTGGCAGCCGTACTCCACCAGCGGCGCGAACTCGTGCAGCTTCAGCGCAGCCTCGCGCTGGCTCTCGTGGCCCAGCAGGTTGGGCATGCGGGTCAGGTTGTACCCGATGCCGCGGCACATGGGGATGTCCACGGGCTGGCAccgcgccgcccggccccgcgccgcctccAGCGCGCCCAGCTCCAGCCCGCGGCCGGCGGCCGCCAGCTGCCACAGCACCGACAGGGCCAGCCGCAGCCGCAGCGCCGCCatggccccggccccggccccggccccgcggctaCAGCGCCGCCATGGCCCGGCCCGCCCGCGCCCTCCGCCGCCCCCGGGCCCCCGGACCGGCCGCTCGCTGCCGCGGCGGCGCCGCCCCGGGGcagcgccccccgcccgccgccgccgccgccgccgccgccccgcgccccatgcggcggcggccccgcgccgcgccgagccccgccgagccccgcgcAAGGCGGCGGCCCGGGACAGCACagcccgccccgcgccgccgccacGCCCCCGGggcgggcacgggcacggggcCGCGCCTCTGCCggagggggggcggggcggcgaGGGCGGCACACGCGGGAGTTGGGGCGCGGGGAGTGCGGGGCGGCCTGGGAGCGGCACccggggggggagaggagggagagggggtCGCCAGCCCCACGGCCGGTGCCGCGGCCGCCCCGGCATCCCCGGGAAGGGCTCCGCTGCCGCCCGGGCAAgggcgccgggggggccggggaagccggggggggcggggggaccgggggagccgggggggccgggggcccgGTGTTGCCGCTGTCTCCGGCGCCCACTCAGGCCGGGCTGCCgggagagcagccccgcgggCACGGCGGGGCAGCACCGGGAGCCGGCGCGCTGCAGGCGGGGTCCCCGGGACCAGCACCGGGGGTGCCCGCGGCGCACGGGGTGCGGGCTGGCGCCGGGGCGCAGCGCTGTTCCCAGGCATTCCTGCAGACAGCGCCGAGCCCTGCTGTTTATTCAGTAACGAAAGAACAGGCTGTCAGCGCTGTTCCTAATCGCCATCCACACGCTGACACTCCAGCCGTATATTATTTAAACATACCCAATTCTGTGATATAAGGAAATTCCATGGGAGCCGCTTATCAGTTACTCTAACAGTGTGGGAGACAAGCAGAGCACTGGAATTCCCTTCTATCACAGGGCAACTGCTTGCCCAGCTCTGGTGCCGCTGGGAGATGACGCTCAGGGAAAGGCACTAGCGGGGTGCTCACCGGGGCTGTGTCCCATCGGCCCGGGGTACTCTCAGGAAGCGCTGGCTCGCACACCCAGCTGGCACTCAGCGGCGCCTGGGTTCAGGCCATCTGTGCCTTGGGTAAGGTATGCCACGCTTCCCCTTGTGTGCTCCAAGAAATGGGCATTTGTGTCgttggctttatttatttattttttttccctgctgcagggcagatTTGGGGGCAAATCCCCACCCACGGGCCACTTGGCAGGAACAGCTATGTCACCAGGGATGATGCTGTGGCTGAGTTGGGGTAGCACCAGCATGACAGGTACTAGGACCTGTCCCTGGGGTCCCTTGTCTTTTTCTTGTCCCCTCCTCCCTTTCGGCCACTCCAAGATGTGGCCCCACGGCAGGGCTGTGTGTCCCACGTAGGGCAAGGGACCCAAGGGTGGCACTGCCACCACTTCAGGGCACCCCACACCCCAAAGCCCAGCTCCCGGCTTCTTGCAGCTGAGGCAAACCCGGCATCCCTCTATGGACCCGTTTGCTAAGAAAAAATTGGAAACATGACCTGGCAAGAGCCACGAGTCTCAGAAAACAGCTCTGAGTGCCCAGCAAGGGTTTGGGTGTGCAGCGGGCACAGCAGTGCCCACAggagggggctggcagggccccaGGGTGCCTGAGCCTTTGCACTGCCGTCTTGCCTGAGCCGCCTCCTGTTTTGCTGACACTGGGTCTTCCTGCACGTTCATCCAGTGGGGTTGCGCAAAGGGAAAAATCTATCTGGACACTTCTCGCTGCCCCCgcagctcccagtgctgctgcctggactGTGAAGGGTTAATGGGGGGGGTAAACTCacaaataaatgtcttttaatttaattttgctttaatatGTAAAACTGTTGCTCTTGGCAgggggtgctgcagcccagccaagAGCAACATGTGGATTTTCAGAGTCAAGGGGCTCCCTTTAATGCAGAGCAGTGGCCACTGCTCAACTCCGCCCTGCACCCCAGGGTGGCACCCTGGGAAGCCCCTCACCCCAACACCAGTTCAGGTGCCTCACGGGATGCCCAGGGGGCCCAAAGGCCCCATGTAGAGAGCAAAGGATCCGTGAGGCCTCCCCAGCACCTCACACACCCGCTGCGTGGAGGCTCAGTCCCTGctgtgggggcaggaggggggaaCAACTGTgccactgccccccccccaaacttgGCCAAATTTTGACCTTTTGGTGCATTGACAGCTAATGGGGCAATCAGTGGTGACCATGCCCGCCCACTGGTAAGCAACCTGCCCAGCTATCGAGGGCAGTGCTGGCCCCCCTGTacctgccagcacagcccccgTGGCACAGCTGAGACGGGTGGGGAgcactggggctgctggggggtgGGCACGCTGAAAGCACCGTGCCCATGGCTGGGAGAGCGAGCAGCATGGCCACGCACAGAAGCCGAGGTCTCCAGCAGGTCTGGACGCCTTGCAGTGAAAACAAGAACACCAGGTAGAGCAACACAGCAGATTTATGGCTTTGGAAGTGTCCCTGGGCTGAGAATCCAATATCAATAGCTTGaataaagaaatcacagaagctGCACAGAAATCCTGCCCGGGAAGCGTCCAGGCTGGTGGAGTGAGGCCATATCGCAGGAGCCCGGGAGCCTGTGGTTCCTGGCAGCAGCTTTGcaccatttcctttcttcccgTCAACAGGGCTTGCAAACCTGTGCAAGATTCTCAgcaaggggagagagaaggagggcaggaaggccaTGGGTTGAGAATAATCCCATGTTGCTGCCTGGCTGCAAAGAAAGGCTGCAAGatgctccccccctcccccagcatCCACATGGATGGGCACAGGGTCTGGGGGGATCCCTTGGCACCAGTGATGGGGACAACCTCGATGGGAGTGatggagcaggggaggggggaTGACGGAGAAGGAGAGGCTgtgatggagcacaggaagggatgatggaggaggagagggggatggagctgggaaGGGGCCTGAGGCGCTGCACCATCGAGCcctggcaggggcaggcaggatgTGCACAGGGACGTGGGGGGCCCCGTGCCCTCTGTGCTACCTCTGCCCCAACCCTCGCCAGCTGGTTCAGGTCTGCCCAGGTGGTCCCAGCTCTTTGCAGTGCCAGGTTCgcaggcaggggctgtggaAAGGACTTAGAGCCCAAAAAGCAAGGACAGGCCAGCAGCTGTGCCCAGGAGCAAGCCTCAGCTCCAAAGGACCCTGTGCTCTTGGTACCAGCTGGAGGGAGGACGAGGGCACAGCCCTGCGGGGATCCAGGCAATTTTCCCTTCCTGAAAAATTTCACAGGAATAGCTGGTGTGAAAGGCCAACTGGTTCAATTTCAAAGGGATGCCAGCACCAGGGATGGAtaggctggggagcagctgaaggGGGCTATCCTgggagagcccccccccccgggctgtgCCCCACATCAGGCACTTCATGGGGCCCCAGGCTGGCACCCACCTGGGAACCTGTGTGGACAGCTGGGTCTCCCCGCACCAGTGGTGTTGGTGGCCACAAGCGATCCCCAAGACTGGAACCCTTCTGTTCCCATGCCAGACAAATGCGCATACGTGTGCGCAGCAATGTGCCCgccaggctggagcaggccATGGGATGCTCTGCACCCTGCGGCCTCCATGAGCAGCTCCCACTCAGCGCCAGACTGCCCACTGTAGGCGTGTGGCAGTGGAGCTGGAAGCTGGGGATTTCTGGGGACAGACACCGAAGAAATGGGGGCAGGAACCTGGCACCGGCAGGAGGAGGCGGGTGAAGCAGATGGAGTTTCGTGGCactgtccctgccccagccccagccccagccccagccagcaccaATGGAAGGGAAAAGCCATTTCTTCCCTGACTCAGGCATTAATTATAGCAATGCAATGAGAaccccggggcggggggggggaattaaCAAccccccccatcctcctcccAAGCTGCAGCTATTTTTATGGCTTCACGGGACTCTGCAGCGTGTGTCACTGGGCAGGCAGCCCTGTCTAGGAAGGACACTGTGGGCATGGCAGCACCAGAACATGGCATGGGGCAAGCCAGGGAGCAATGGCGTGGCCTCGCATTCTGGGGGCTCCTGCTGTCCCCCAGACGCTACCTGACAGCCCTGCAAGGCTGCATGTTGAGACACCCGGGTCCTGGCATGTGTACCCTTAAAGGCCAGGGCTTGTCCCCTCCTAGTCTCACTCCCCTTCCATCTGCAcactcactctcccagctgtcATGGCAGGGGATGTCACGTTCTCCCAGTCCTGGTGCCAGGCTGGTGTGGGGTAGGCAAGCGATGCCAAAAGCTCTGCAGGGTCTCTGAGGGGCTGTAAGAGCCCCATCCATGCCCTTCCAGCTTTGAGCCAAGCCAGGGCCTGACCCAACACTGCATCATGGGGAAGAAAACCTCTTTGCAAATGCCCCCGTGTCCTTTGGCCCCCTAGCAAAGGGGGATGGGGGATGTCCCTGCCACACTGCTGTCCCTGTGTGGGACATAAATGGCCTGctcacagccagcagagccagcacctCTGCCACACTGCAGAGAAGGTTTGCAAAGACATTTCCTGgaggatttgggatttttttttcccccttccccttggTGTGTGGTTTTGGTAACTTCAGTAGTTGCAAGAGCCACGTTCAAGAAGGTCAGTGGGAGCCACAGGCGAGGCCAGGCACAGCTGCGCCAGATGCAAGCCTGGAGAGAGCAAATGCTTTggccagggctggaggaggtgaAGGTGCCGAGGACATGTCTGTGTGTATGTCCATGTGTCCACCCATGCCAGCCGCACATCTTGCCCAGCTGGGAGCCGTGGACGCGGTCCCCTGTTTGCATTCCCCACCTAAAAGGGAGATTGTGCAGCCCTGGGCAGTAAGAGGTGCTGCTgaaatgttgtaaaaaaaagcaaagcagggtaCTGGGTGCTGAGACCCACACCAGGGATCAGGGTGAGTGGCATGGGGGCAgagaggacaggctgagagccCTGCATGGAGACTCTGGCTCGAGGCTGCTCCCACCTTGTGCTCTCCACTTTCATCTCCgtcagcagggtgctggggatgctcagtGCCCACTGCTAGCCCTGAGCTTCTCCTCACTGCTCCCAGCGGGTGGCAGAGGAACAGGATTTATCCTTACCGGCAGAGGGGATGTGGGCAGAGGGATGGCATCCCAGCTGCACCAGGCCTCGTTAGGGCAACAGCAGCCTCCCTCCAGAGCACAATGGGGCAGCATGGAGGAAacgtcctgctgctggcagccctaCCCTAGAGCAgctgggggcaggcagcacagggcaTGGCCCTGGCCTCCTGAGAGCCCTGGGAGCCTGAGGGACCAGCACGTGGATGGGGACCATGCgcagcgtggggctggtggctccCCAGCCTCCATACTCAGGGGTCAGAGGGGGATGGCAGTGGGGTGCCCCTGGGGGAGCCCCAATGGGGAGATGGCTAGCGCAGGGACAGGTGAGAAAATTAGGCTGTCCCCCACCATCTCCCTtggctgcttttcctgcagaCAGTATTTTTAGCTGGTGAGTGTGGCTGATAATGCAGCTGGCAGCACAACCggctgcctccagcctcctTGGAGGGCTGGGACGCACAAGCCTGGAGaccccagcctgccccagcgTCTTCCCCAGAAAGCTGGGCTGAGCCGTGTCCTGCCCCAGCCTTCTTGCTCACCCCAGCAGACCCTACCGCAGGGAGGACAGGACACAGGCAGGCCTCAGCAGCAGGCATTCACTCTGAACCCTACTGATGGCAACACCAGCAGTTTACAGCAGCTGCCTCACAGAGGCTGGTGGAGGACTGGAGCTCGCTGCCAGCAGACCGAGCTCTGGGAACAATGGGTCATACAGCCACCAGACCAGGCCATGGGGTGACTGTCTGCCCCACAGCTGACCTTCAGCGTTCCCCAGTGTCCTGGCAGACCAAGaacaggcagaggaggagcaTGGTGTTTGAAGCAGGCTCTGTTGTGCTCCCAGATGACTTCCCAGGCTAGCACAGAAGCCCTTTcatccccagccccgctgcctgcctCTTGCACCCGCCTGCTTTGCCAAAATGGAGCTCTTCCCCAGGACGCCGTATCCCACAGCCCCGTGGTGCCGCTGGGCTGCGCTCCCAGCATGCTGgtgtcagcagcagccccggtgCAGGCACACACTCGGCTCTTTCTTCACCCGGTCCAGGCCCCTCGGCCCCGCGCACAGCCCGGTGCTGGCAGGCGGGCCTGCACTGCACAATGTGCCTCCTTGTTCGCCCTGTCCCAGGGCCTGCTTGCGGGGAACGGCAGGGAATCGCCTCCGTTTCCTGCTGGAGTTTTATTACATCtccatataaataaataaatacaactcaGAGGAGAAGACGAGAACCATGGGGCAGCTTGGAGCCAGGCAGGACGTGGGCTGGGCTGAGCCCTGTGGCGGGGCCAGGAGAAGGGGGGAAGAAACCAGGTCTCACCCTGCCGGGAGCACCCCAGCATGGCATGGGACAGTGGGAACATGCTCTTCCTGCCCTTCCATTCTTTCATCCCCTCGTCTGCGTCCCTATGCTTTCTTGCCTTTCACACTGCACAGAGCAGCGTGCTCCCCAGGCAGAGTTTCAGGCTCTTCCAGGCATCCCTGCCTTCCCCCGCTCTTGTGCCTCTCCTTCATCCTCCAGTGACTGCAGCGGCCCTGTCCTCACACCCAGCTCCGCACAGAGCTGAGGATAGCCAGGACACTGTGCTGGTCTGGAGATGCTTTTAACTTCCTATTGAGTGGGCCAAAGTGCCCATTCAGCCAAACCAAGGCAGGTCTCCAGCGAAAGCTGAATGCACTGAACCCACAGAGCCCCCAAAACCTCCCCCGCTGCCTGTAAGCATGAGTGGCCTCTTGGCAGTCCCGTGTGCACATGCCAGAAAGTCACAAAATTATAGAATCACTTAGATGGAAAAAGGCCCTTCAAATCATCGAGTCCTCCTCGCGCTTGCTGCAGACACCCCtgtggcagctggaggcagaagCCTTTCTCCCAGCTGCGCAGCCATGCTGAGGAGCCGGGGCCAGCACCCAGCAACCACAGACACTGTCACGGGGCAGGGGTGGCCTGGGAAGAGTTTTGGTGCTTCCACCAGTGCTTTTGGGCTGGGTTGGCTTCAAGCCCTTCGGCAAAGTTCAGACTGGGCCCTGTGAGCAGACTGAGGCAGATAAGAC is part of the Cygnus atratus isolate AKBS03 ecotype Queensland, Australia chromosome 20, CAtr_DNAZoo_HiC_assembly, whole genome shotgun sequence genome and harbors:
- the FZD9 gene encoding frizzled-9 — encoded protein: MAALRLRLALSVLWQLAAAGRGLELGALEAARGRAARCQPVDIPMCRGIGYNLTRMPNLLGHESQREAALKLHEFAPLVEYGCHVHLRFFLCSLYAPMCTDQVSASIPACRPMCEQARHKCVPIMEQFNFGWPESLDCGKLPTKNDPNALCMEAPENASAAEPHKGQGMLPVAPRPWPPGTAEGRGPDGLGACDNPEKFQYVEKSLSCAPRCSPGVDVYWSREDKDFAFIWMAVWSTLCFVSTAFTVLTFLLDPHRFQYPERPIIFLSMCYNVYSVAFIIRSVAGAENIACDRENGELYIIQEGLESTGCTIVFLILYYFGMASSLWWVILTLTWFLAAGKKWGHEAIEAHSSYFHMAAWGIPAMKTIVILTMRKVAGDELTGLCYVGSMDVSALTGFVLIPLSCYLVIGTSFILTGFVALFHIRKIMKTGGTNTEKLEKLMVKIGVFSILYTVPATCVIVCYFYERLNMDYWNLRALERGCVPLPGRRAANCSLEASVPTVAVFMLKIFMSLVVGITSGVWVWSSKTLQTWQSLCNRKLGMRTRGKPCSGVSCSGVHCHYKAPTVMLHMTKTDPYLDNPTHV